The Chrysemys picta bellii isolate R12L10 chromosome 12, ASM1138683v2, whole genome shotgun sequence genome has a segment encoding these proteins:
- the LOC101943283 gene encoding olfactory receptor 14A16-like has protein sequence MSNRTTITEFLLLGFSDVRELQILHFVGFLVMYLAALVGNLLIFMAIAFDHHLHTPMYFFLMNLSILDLGSITVTVPKSIANSLMNTRSISYAGCVAQVFFLVSFVTADFSLLIVMAYDRYVAICQPLHYDTMMNSRACVQMATGAWISGILYSVLHTGNTFALTFCGGNMVDQFFCEIPQLLKLTCSDSYLSEVGVLAFSVCLVLGCFVFMIVSYVQIFKSVLRIPSEQGRHKAFSTCLPHLIVVSLFVCTCIFAYMKPTSSSASALDLVAAVLYSVLPPIVNPIIYSMRNKEIKAALRRLTGCR, from the coding sequence atgtccaaccgaacAACCATaaccgagttccttctcctgggattctctgatgttcgggagctgcagattttgcactttgtgggGTTTCTAGTGATGTACttggcagccctggtggggaatctcCTTATCTTCATGGCCATCGCATTcgaccaccaccttcacacccccatgtactttttcctgatgaatctgtccatcctagaccttGGCTCCATCACTGTCACCGTCCCCAAATCCATAgccaactccctcatgaacaccaggtccatttcctatgctggatgtgttgcccaagtctttttCCTCGTCTCCTTTGTGACAGCCGATTTTTCCCTTCTCATCGTCATGGCGTATGACCGATATgttgccatctgccaaccactgcactatgacacaatgatgaacagcagagcttgtgtccaaatggcaacTGGTGCCTGGATCAGTGGGATTCTCTACTCTGTGCTGCACACCGGGAACACATTTGCATtgaccttctgtggaggcaacatggtggatcagttcttctgtgaaatcccccagctactGAAGCTCACCTGCTCTGACTCATATCTGAGTGAAGTTGGGGTTCTTGCATTTAGTGTGTGTTTAGTCTtaggctgctttgtttttatgatcgtgtcatatgttcagatcttcaaatcagtgctgagaatcccctctgagcagggccgtcataaagccttctccacctgccttcctcacctcattgtggtctccttgtttgtttgcaCTTGCATCTTTGCCTATatgaaacccacctccagctccgcATCTGCTCTGGATCTTGTGGCGGCTGTTCTTTATTCCGTATTGCCACCAATCGTGAATCCAattatctacagcatgaggaacaaagaGATCAAAGCTGCCTTGAGGAGACTGACTGGGTGTAGGTAA